From Actinopolymorpha cephalotaxi, one genomic window encodes:
- a CDS encoding SCO6745 family protein, whose product MKLTARRMHQLVEPIHLVAYFCEEPTDALMALGLRNYWDGYFAGRAAPLGQGAPAEVVHAVFYNFADGEVARHIPRVWTKTTPEAALAAREQGAVTALRRILGDLADSPGLARAADLATKAATSASMVGRPLYAGLRALPVPEEPVARLWHAATLLREHRGDGHNVALVAAGIGGTEAHVLGALSEGIPAEKFGRVHHLPAAQLAAVVDGMRARGLVDESGWLTDAGRETKERIEALTDDLAAPAYDILKPEELDQFVADLGPISAVLDAAGSR is encoded by the coding sequence GTGAAGCTCACCGCCCGCCGGATGCACCAGCTCGTGGAGCCGATCCACCTGGTCGCCTACTTCTGCGAGGAGCCGACCGACGCGCTGATGGCGCTCGGTCTCCGTAACTACTGGGACGGCTACTTCGCAGGGAGGGCCGCGCCGCTCGGTCAGGGAGCCCCGGCCGAGGTGGTGCACGCGGTCTTCTACAACTTCGCCGACGGCGAGGTCGCGCGCCATATCCCCCGCGTCTGGACCAAGACCACTCCCGAAGCGGCACTCGCGGCTCGCGAGCAGGGCGCGGTCACGGCGCTGCGGCGGATTCTGGGGGACCTGGCCGACTCGCCGGGGCTGGCTCGGGCCGCCGACCTCGCCACCAAGGCGGCGACCTCGGCGTCGATGGTCGGCCGGCCCCTGTACGCCGGACTCCGGGCGCTTCCCGTCCCCGAGGAACCCGTGGCCCGGCTCTGGCACGCGGCCACGCTGCTCCGCGAGCACCGCGGAGACGGTCACAACGTCGCCCTGGTCGCCGCTGGCATCGGCGGTACGGAGGCGCACGTCCTCGGCGCACTGTCCGAGGGCATCCCCGCCGAGAAGTTCGGCCGGGTCCACCACCTTCCGGCGGCGCAGCTGGCCGCGGTCGTCGACGGCATGCGGGCCCGCGGACTCGTCGACGAATCCGGATGGCTCACCGACGCCGGCCGCGAAACCAAGGAACGGATCGAGGCGCTCACCGACGACCTAGCCGCACCGGCGTACGACATCCTCAAGCCGGAGGAACTCGATCAGTTCGTCGCCGACCTCGGACCCATCTCCGCCGTTCTCGACGCCGCCGGCTCCCGCTAG
- a CDS encoding VOC family protein: MAIQQLHHVSVVVEDLEAAKAFFVELGMELEGEAPIKGPWVDRINALDGVRVDIAMLRTPDGHGRLELTKFHHPEVISPEPKNALGNTLGLRSIMFAVDDVDAAVAGLRAHGGELIGEVEQYEDIYRLCYVRGPGEIIVALSEELR; encoded by the coding sequence GTGGCGATTCAGCAGCTGCACCACGTGAGCGTCGTCGTCGAGGACCTCGAGGCCGCCAAGGCGTTCTTCGTGGAACTCGGCATGGAGCTGGAGGGCGAGGCGCCGATCAAGGGACCCTGGGTGGACCGGATCAACGCGCTCGACGGCGTCCGCGTCGACATCGCGATGTTGCGGACCCCGGACGGCCACGGCCGGCTCGAGCTGACGAAGTTCCACCACCCGGAGGTGATCAGTCCGGAGCCTAAGAACGCGCTGGGGAACACGCTGGGCCTGCGCAGCATCATGTTCGCCGTCGACGACGTCGACGCCGCCGTCGCGGGCCTGCGAGCCCACGGCGGGGAGCTCATCGGCGAGGTGGAGCAGTACGAGGACATCTACCGGCTGTGCTACGTCCGTGGCCCTGGGGAGATCATCGTCGCCCTGTCCGAAGAGCTCAGGTAA
- a CDS encoding alpha/beta fold hydrolase, producing the protein MDDGELVDVGDVTLFVRQLGERRPGKPSLLVFHGGPDVGHSYLLPGFEPLARDHHVVLFDFRGCGRSSRGLPEEALQPEYVVEDAHRLIDVLGLGQVDLLGFSTGGRAAMQFVAEHPGQVRRLVLASTSAYTAADNEPYLQHWEEYQRRQRAEDAQHGALRNSTVFVWDLDLAPAYLNLLEGLDEGDWSWEAYVAGRMHPWLTVDPEEALRAWGKPILILHGDKDMGFPVQLARRLHAALPTSELATIDDAAHMCHFEKPEVWSQRIRTFLNATGLEERSAAG; encoded by the coding sequence ATGGACGACGGTGAGCTGGTCGACGTAGGGGACGTGACGCTGTTCGTACGGCAGTTAGGTGAGCGCCGGCCGGGCAAGCCGTCGTTGCTGGTGTTTCATGGCGGGCCGGACGTCGGCCACAGCTATCTGCTGCCCGGGTTCGAACCCCTGGCACGCGACCATCACGTTGTGCTGTTCGACTTTCGCGGCTGTGGACGGAGCAGTCGCGGTCTGCCCGAGGAAGCTCTGCAGCCGGAGTACGTCGTCGAGGACGCTCACCGGCTGATCGACGTCCTCGGATTGGGCCAGGTCGACCTGCTCGGGTTCTCGACCGGCGGGCGGGCCGCGATGCAGTTCGTGGCCGAGCATCCCGGCCAGGTGCGCCGCCTCGTGCTGGCCTCGACCTCCGCCTACACCGCGGCCGACAACGAGCCGTATCTCCAGCACTGGGAGGAATACCAACGGCGTCAGCGTGCCGAGGACGCCCAGCACGGTGCGCTGCGAAACTCCACGGTCTTCGTCTGGGACCTCGACCTGGCGCCCGCCTATCTCAATCTGCTGGAGGGCCTCGACGAGGGCGACTGGAGCTGGGAGGCCTACGTGGCCGGGCGGATGCACCCGTGGCTCACGGTCGATCCCGAGGAGGCTCTGCGGGCATGGGGAAAGCCGATCCTGATCCTGCACGGAGACAAGGACATGGGCTTTCCCGTACAACTCGCCCGACGGCTGCACGCCGCGCTCCCCACCAGTGAGCTGGCGACCATCGACGATGCCGCACACATGTGCCACTTCGAGAAACCCGAGGTCTGGTCCCAGCGCATCCGTACCTTCCTGAACGCCACTGGCCTCGAAGAACGAAGCGCCGCCGGGTGA
- a CDS encoding tetratricopeptide repeat protein: MTERADRACRQAVFCGDTSDLLPALESLVGDEPGTDLARGMLRHSLALAGGEPDAEELACFERAAEEYRRRGDRAGEGRALFWQGCYHQVLGKDGETAVPLLERAATLSRDADDDLWLSYSLRHLAIARHQAGDLDGARDLLEQSTRLRRAVGFEEGVAANLVGLAFVAVDRGDRAGAERIAREAIEVGTASGASTMVTFAEQALNAAAQLRT; the protein is encoded by the coding sequence ATGACCGAACGAGCCGATCGCGCCTGTCGACAGGCCGTGTTCTGCGGCGACACGAGCGACCTGCTGCCTGCGCTGGAGTCGCTGGTGGGCGACGAGCCGGGCACCGACCTCGCTCGCGGCATGCTGCGGCACTCCCTCGCCCTCGCGGGAGGGGAGCCGGACGCCGAAGAACTCGCCTGCTTCGAGCGAGCCGCGGAGGAGTACCGCCGGCGCGGGGACAGGGCGGGCGAGGGCCGGGCGTTGTTCTGGCAGGGCTGCTACCACCAGGTGCTGGGCAAGGACGGCGAGACCGCGGTGCCCCTGCTGGAACGCGCTGCCACTCTCAGCCGCGACGCCGACGACGACCTGTGGCTGTCGTACTCCCTGCGCCATCTGGCGATCGCCCGGCACCAGGCCGGTGACCTCGACGGCGCGCGGGACCTGCTGGAGCAGTCGACGCGGCTGCGGCGCGCGGTCGGCTTCGAGGAGGGTGTTGCGGCAAACCTGGTGGGACTGGCGTTCGTCGCCGTCGACCGGGGCGACCGGGCCGGCGCGGAACGGATCGCGCGCGAAGCGATCGAAGTCGGTACGGCATCGGGCGCGAGCACCATGGTGACGTTCGCGGAGCAGGCTCTGAACGCCGCGGCCCAGCTGAGGACCTGA
- a CDS encoding TetR/AcrR family transcriptional regulator — protein sequence MSAAATSAAATSTGQVGRRPRRQDPGRRDRIIDAALTVIAERGVAGTTHREIARVADVPLGSMTYHFGSLEEVLAEAFSRHADTAARAFDERLGAAGDRDEAVEAVVTLIWEDLLGAGSGRDLVLAVELYGAAARNPTLKAVTQAWMARSRKALELHFDPTTARELDAFIEGLVLHSALSTDPMTKQQIRGAIRRHLD from the coding sequence ATGAGCGCCGCCGCCACCTCCGCTGCAGCCACCTCCACAGGTCAGGTCGGCCGGCGCCCCCGGCGGCAGGACCCCGGGCGGCGCGACCGGATCATCGACGCCGCGCTCACCGTCATCGCCGAGCGGGGTGTGGCCGGAACGACGCACCGGGAGATCGCCCGGGTCGCCGACGTGCCCCTGGGATCGATGACCTACCACTTCGGCTCACTCGAGGAGGTGCTCGCCGAGGCGTTCAGCCGGCACGCGGACACCGCCGCCCGCGCCTTCGACGAGCGGCTGGGTGCCGCGGGTGACCGGGACGAGGCGGTGGAAGCCGTCGTGACGCTGATCTGGGAGGACCTGCTCGGCGCCGGCTCGGGCCGAGACCTCGTCCTCGCCGTCGAGCTCTACGGAGCCGCGGCCCGAAACCCCACGCTGAAGGCCGTCACCCAGGCATGGATGGCCCGTAGCCGGAAGGCGCTGGAACTCCACTTCGACCCCACCACCGCCAGGGAGCTCGACGCGTTCATCGAAGGGCTGGTGCTGCACAGCGCCCTGTCGACCGACCCCATGACGAAGCAGCAGATCCGTGGTGCGATCCGCCGGCACCTCGACTGA
- a CDS encoding sugar O-acetyltransferase, which produces MGTGTDADGRSMHERMLAGDLYVADDPAILEAQLQAMDLMDEFNATSARDPEQQRRLLGKLLGAFGEDSYIRAPLRVDYGSNIRIGARTFANFGLVALDVAAITIGDDVQIGTNVQLLTPTHPVDPELRRAKWEAAKPISIGDNVWLGSGAIVLAGVAIGANTVVGAGAVVTRDLPENVVAVGNPARVVRTIEPGAA; this is translated from the coding sequence ATGGGTACTGGCACTGATGCGGACGGGCGCTCGATGCACGAGCGGATGCTGGCCGGCGATCTCTACGTCGCGGACGACCCGGCCATCCTGGAAGCCCAGCTCCAGGCGATGGACCTGATGGACGAGTTCAACGCAACGTCGGCGCGCGACCCCGAGCAGCAACGAAGGCTGCTGGGCAAGCTGCTCGGCGCGTTCGGCGAGGACTCCTACATCAGGGCTCCGCTGCGGGTCGACTACGGCAGCAACATCCGCATCGGCGCCCGGACGTTCGCCAACTTCGGGTTGGTCGCGCTGGACGTCGCGGCGATCACCATCGGCGACGACGTCCAGATCGGTACGAACGTCCAACTGCTCACACCCACCCATCCGGTCGACCCCGAGTTGCGCCGGGCGAAGTGGGAAGCCGCCAAGCCGATCAGCATCGGTGACAACGTGTGGCTGGGCAGCGGGGCGATCGTGCTCGCCGGCGTCGCCATCGGCGCCAACACCGTGGTCGGCGCCGGCGCGGTCGTCACCCGCGACCTGCCCGAGAACGTCGTCGCCGTGGGCAACCCGGCGCGCGTCGTCCGTACGATCGAGCCGGGTGCGGCATGA
- a CDS encoding MFS transporter, producing the protein MTSTIATPTTPATVRAATAATYAAFIGSGFAFASWASRIPQVRDRLELDSAALGLVLLAIAVGSLLALPLSGPVVTRIGSARTVTAMAILLAVGLTTAALGSLIGVVPVVIGLFLLGFANGAWDVAMNVQGTVVERHLDRSIMSRFHAGFSLGTVAGALVGAAMVALHVEVAVHLAAVAVLVVIPVVWFARRFVPDHDGTDEDHDEAGQPPRGGALAAWREPRTLLIGLFVLTFAFAEGVGNDWISVASIDGHGVSPALGTLAFAGFLTAMTAGRWFGPGLLDRYGRVRVVRTIALIGIVGVGVFVFAPVPGLAYAGALLWGLGASLGFPVGMSAGGDDPRRAAARVSVIASIGYCAFLAGPPAIGFLGHQITVLRALVVVAVLLGLAVLIATSVRPLSAVQPAPDEAADRAA; encoded by the coding sequence ATGACCTCCACCATCGCCACGCCGACGACGCCGGCAACGGTCCGCGCCGCCACGGCGGCGACCTACGCCGCGTTCATCGGATCGGGTTTCGCGTTCGCCAGCTGGGCCTCCCGGATCCCGCAGGTACGCGACCGCCTCGAACTCGACTCGGCCGCGCTCGGCCTGGTACTGCTCGCGATCGCCGTGGGTTCACTGCTGGCGTTGCCGCTTTCCGGGCCGGTCGTCACCCGGATAGGTTCGGCCCGCACCGTCACGGCGATGGCCATCCTGCTCGCCGTCGGTCTGACCACGGCCGCGCTCGGCTCGCTCATCGGTGTCGTACCGGTGGTGATCGGGTTGTTCCTGCTCGGCTTCGCCAACGGCGCGTGGGACGTGGCGATGAACGTCCAGGGCACGGTCGTCGAACGCCACCTCGACCGGTCGATCATGTCCCGCTTCCACGCAGGGTTCAGCCTCGGCACCGTCGCCGGCGCGCTGGTCGGCGCCGCCATGGTGGCGCTGCACGTGGAGGTCGCAGTTCACCTGGCCGCGGTCGCCGTACTGGTGGTGATCCCCGTGGTGTGGTTCGCGCGGCGGTTCGTCCCCGATCACGACGGGACCGACGAGGACCACGACGAGGCCGGGCAGCCGCCGCGCGGCGGTGCGCTGGCCGCCTGGCGGGAGCCGCGCACCCTGCTCATCGGGCTCTTCGTCCTCACCTTCGCGTTCGCCGAGGGCGTCGGCAACGACTGGATCAGCGTCGCCTCGATCGACGGCCACGGCGTCTCGCCCGCGCTCGGCACGCTCGCGTTCGCCGGCTTCCTCACCGCCATGACGGCCGGTCGCTGGTTCGGCCCCGGGCTGCTGGACCGGTACGGCCGGGTCCGCGTGGTCCGCACCATCGCCCTGATCGGCATCGTCGGGGTGGGCGTGTTCGTCTTCGCGCCCGTGCCGGGCCTCGCCTACGCCGGCGCCCTGCTGTGGGGCCTCGGCGCGTCGCTCGGCTTCCCGGTCGGCATGAGTGCCGGCGGGGACGACCCGCGGCGGGCCGCTGCCCGGGTCAGCGTCATCGCCTCGATCGGCTACTGCGCGTTCCTCGCCGGGCCGCCCGCGATCGGCTTCCTGGGGCACCAGATCACCGTGCTGCGTGCGCTGGTCGTCGTGGCCGTACTCCTCGGCCTGGCCGTGCTCATCGCCACCAGCGTCCGTCCCCTGTCCGCCGTACAGCCGGCGCCCGACGAGGCCGCCGACCGGGCCGCCTGA
- a CDS encoding COG4315 family predicted lipoprotein, with product MVTNRARYRNGRGPHARAGVVRLAVAATVVGALLVTGCGGNPKPSQSGDPAGFVPSAPPAYTPTAGPSVLRSREIAGFSRLLTDHRGLTVYTNSGPVNSKVGVCTGSCTSVWHPVVVRTGDVADPGTLGVRIGVADRAGGLHQITVNGHRAFTFVDDKPGQARGDRFITGGPKGQTYTWRAVVVPKDAPTQVVLKPR from the coding sequence ATGGTGACGAACCGAGCGCGGTACCGGAACGGACGCGGCCCGCACGCGCGTGCGGGCGTCGTCCGGCTGGCCGTGGCGGCGACGGTGGTGGGTGCGCTGCTGGTCACCGGCTGCGGGGGAAACCCGAAGCCCTCCCAGTCCGGCGACCCGGCCGGCTTCGTGCCGAGCGCGCCGCCCGCGTACACCCCGACGGCGGGGCCGTCGGTGCTGCGGAGCCGGGAGATCGCGGGGTTCAGCCGTCTCCTGACCGACCATCGCGGGCTGACCGTCTACACCAACAGCGGGCCGGTGAACTCGAAGGTGGGTGTGTGCACCGGGTCCTGCACCTCGGTGTGGCATCCCGTCGTGGTGCGGACCGGAGACGTGGCGGACCCGGGCACGCTGGGGGTGCGGATCGGCGTCGCGGACCGCGCGGGCGGCCTGCACCAGATCACCGTGAACGGACACCGCGCCTTCACGTTCGTCGACGACAAGCCCGGACAGGCCAGGGGCGACCGGTTCATCACCGGCGGGCCGAAGGGGCAGACCTACACCTGGCGGGCCGTCGTGGTTCCCAAGGACGCACCCACCCAGGTCGTTCTCAAGCCCCGATAG
- a CDS encoding COG4315 family predicted lipoprotein: MAVVIVAALVAGCQGDSPTRGKPAAWVPSALPAYTPTVQAAAVRTREVKGYSRIMTTSQGLSIYVNDGPASPANAVCTGSCTSVWHPVLVNLGDLVDPGTLGVRISTIDRPGQGHQLAVNGRRAYTFVADRPGQLQGDLFITGSSSGKTYTWRAVRVPKGAPAQVVFKPRK, translated from the coding sequence GTGGCCGTGGTGATCGTCGCGGCGCTGGTCGCCGGATGTCAGGGTGACTCACCCACGCGTGGCAAGCCGGCCGCATGGGTGCCGAGCGCCCTGCCCGCGTACACCCCCACCGTCCAGGCCGCGGCGGTGAGAACCCGCGAGGTCAAGGGCTACAGCCGCATCATGACCACCAGCCAGGGCCTGAGCATCTACGTCAACGACGGTCCCGCGAGCCCGGCGAACGCCGTGTGTACGGGTTCGTGCACCTCCGTGTGGCATCCCGTACTCGTGAACCTCGGCGACCTGGTCGACCCGGGCACGCTGGGGGTACGGATCAGCACCATCGACCGCCCCGGCCAGGGGCACCAGCTCGCCGTGAACGGACGCCGCGCCTACACCTTCGTGGCGGACCGGCCCGGGCAGCTTCAGGGCGACCTGTTCATCACCGGCTCGTCCAGCGGGAAGACCTACACCTGGCGTGCCGTACGAGTCCCGAAGGGCGCACCTGCCCAGGTCGTCTTCAAGCCACGGAAGTGA
- a CDS encoding COG4315 family predicted lipoprotein: MSSGFPVPTSSGEGPRPSYSPTVGPTRLGSRTLPGGGRVLTDSRGLTVYATDSVPASQVVSRCKGVCTNIWRPLVVGSASVRSKVAGVPGETFGTLPLPGGLHQLTTNGRRVYTFVVDKLPGQTRGQHFLTGTTTGDVYTWSVIVLPSTAPATIPLER, encoded by the coding sequence GTGAGTTCTGGGTTTCCGGTGCCGACGTCCAGCGGGGAAGGTCCGCGTCCGTCGTACTCACCGACGGTGGGGCCGACGAGGCTGGGCTCGCGAACGCTTCCGGGCGGTGGGCGGGTGCTGACCGACTCCCGTGGCCTCACGGTCTACGCCACCGACAGCGTTCCCGCCAGCCAGGTCGTGTCCCGTTGCAAGGGCGTCTGCACGAACATCTGGCGCCCGCTGGTGGTCGGGTCGGCGAGCGTCCGGTCGAAGGTCGCCGGGGTGCCGGGGGAAACCTTCGGGACCCTGCCGCTGCCCGGCGGACTGCACCAGCTCACCACCAACGGGCGTCGCGTCTACACGTTCGTGGTCGACAAGCTGCCCGGCCAGACCCGCGGGCAGCACTTCCTGACCGGCACCACGACCGGTGACGTCTACACCTGGTCGGTGATCGTCCTCCCCTCGACCGCTCCGGCGACGATCCCGTTAGAGCGATGA
- a CDS encoding COG4315 family predicted lipoprotein: MVLTREVKGFSRLLTDHRGMTIYTNSGPVNSKVPGCTGSCTSVWHPVIVDARELTGPGSLGVRLTVLERPGGLHQLAVNGHRAYTFVADSGPGQVGGDSFITGGAQNRTYTWRAVRVADAAPTEVVFTPR, from the coding sequence GTGGTGCTTACCCGGGAGGTCAAAGGTTTCAGCCGGCTGCTCACCGACCACCGGGGGATGACCATCTACACCAACAGCGGACCGGTCAACTCGAAGGTGCCCGGGTGTACGGGTTCGTGCACCTCGGTCTGGCATCCGGTGATCGTCGACGCCAGGGAGCTGACAGGTCCGGGCTCGCTGGGAGTTCGGCTCACCGTCCTGGAACGTCCTGGCGGGCTGCACCAGCTCGCCGTCAACGGGCACCGCGCGTACACGTTCGTCGCCGACAGCGGGCCCGGGCAGGTCGGTGGCGACTCCTTCATCACCGGCGGGGCACAGAACCGGACCTACACCTGGCGGGCGGTACGAGTCGCGGATGCCGCGCCGACCGAGGTCGTCTTCACGCCCAGGTGA
- a CDS encoding class I SAM-dependent methyltransferase, which translates to MRTDEWLADTRTSYDTVAVGYADFVRSALAEQPYLRAGLAVFAELVHAAGDGPGPVADVGCGPGHVTAHLHSLGLDAFGLDLSPAMVDVARRGHPGLRFEVGSMTELPLADSSVAGLVAFWSLIHVPDEVVPTVLGHFRRVLRPGGPLLLGFHVGDGSTLKTQGYGGHPMRVHVHRRRPEQVTDWLRDAGLTVSTELRLDVDQSSQGALLFARRGDSFR; encoded by the coding sequence GTGAGGACGGACGAATGGCTGGCGGACACCCGCACCTCCTACGACACCGTCGCGGTCGGCTACGCCGACTTCGTGCGGAGCGCCCTGGCCGAACAGCCCTACCTGCGAGCGGGTCTGGCGGTGTTCGCCGAACTCGTGCACGCCGCCGGGGACGGCCCGGGCCCGGTGGCGGACGTGGGCTGCGGGCCGGGACACGTGACCGCGCACCTGCACTCGTTGGGGCTCGACGCCTTCGGCCTGGACCTGTCACCGGCGATGGTCGACGTGGCCCGCCGCGGCCATCCCGGCCTGCGGTTCGAGGTGGGCTCGATGACCGAGCTGCCACTCGCCGACTCCTCGGTCGCCGGACTGGTGGCGTTCTGGTCGTTGATCCACGTACCCGACGAGGTGGTGCCGACGGTGCTCGGGCACTTCCGGCGGGTGCTGCGCCCCGGCGGCCCGCTGCTGCTCGGCTTCCACGTCGGCGACGGATCGACGCTGAAGACGCAGGGCTACGGCGGCCATCCGATGAGGGTCCACGTCCACCGGCGACGCCCGGAGCAGGTGACGGACTGGCTGCGCGACGCCGGTCTCACGGTCTCCACCGAACTGCGGCTCGACGTCGACCAGAGTTCCCAGGGCGCGTTGCTCTTCGCCCGCCGCGGTGATTCGTTCCGCTGA
- a CDS encoding GNAT family N-acetyltransferase: protein MTIEIREATRGETAELAKLRWRSTFERRPEPDGGLDDYIRSFSTWWERREDYVAVVAADGPGLVGVGFLALAARVPVPGELDRRTGDIQSVFVLPDHRGRGIGSSVVRALVEHGRERGCSRVTVHSGRRAVPVYERAGFQRDPQLMVHPLTEAE from the coding sequence GTGACCATCGAGATCCGCGAGGCGACGCGGGGCGAAACGGCCGAGCTGGCGAAGCTCCGCTGGCGATCCACCTTCGAGCGCCGTCCGGAGCCGGACGGCGGCCTCGACGACTACATCCGCAGCTTCTCGACGTGGTGGGAGCGGCGCGAGGACTACGTGGCGGTGGTGGCGGCCGACGGGCCGGGCCTCGTCGGGGTGGGCTTTCTCGCGCTGGCCGCTCGCGTGCCCGTGCCCGGCGAACTGGACCGGCGTACCGGCGACATCCAGTCGGTCTTCGTCCTGCCGGACCACCGCGGGCGGGGCATCGGTTCGAGCGTCGTACGCGCACTCGTCGAGCACGGGCGGGAGCGAGGCTGCAGCCGGGTCACCGTCCACTCCGGCCGCCGTGCGGTTCCCGTCTACGAACGCGCCGGCTTCCAGCGCGACCCGCAGCTCATGGTGCACCCACTCACCGAAGCGGAGTGA
- a CDS encoding DUF1772 domain-containing protein yields MRRRRFTGRLLTLAQVGHAHWLFGNLYEAVVRVPDRLAGAVDGARVSSPLGPGSPLRYYVPAVPATFPAALAALWAGWDDGPEARRWLAVAASCSVSGAAVTAVLVRLNLRLFFTSGPLPTAEREKLLRTWYRLNAVRMAATAAAWIAARQAADRIAY; encoded by the coding sequence ATGCGGAGGCGACGGTTCACCGGGCGACTGCTCACGCTCGCCCAGGTCGGCCATGCTCACTGGCTCTTCGGCAATCTCTACGAAGCCGTGGTCAGGGTTCCGGACCGGCTGGCCGGTGCCGTCGACGGGGCGCGGGTGAGTTCACCCCTGGGTCCCGGAAGTCCGTTGCGCTACTACGTTCCGGCCGTACCCGCGACCTTCCCCGCCGCGCTCGCCGCACTGTGGGCGGGCTGGGACGATGGCCCGGAGGCTCGCCGGTGGCTTGCTGTCGCCGCCTCCTGCTCCGTCTCCGGCGCCGCGGTGACAGCCGTTCTCGTACGCCTCAATCTCCGGTTGTTCTTCACCTCCGGCCCGTTGCCGACGGCCGAACGCGAAAAGCTGCTGCGCACGTGGTACCGCCTGAACGCCGTCCGGATGGCCGCCACCGCCGCCGCGTGGATCGCCGCCCGGCAGGCAGCAGACCGCATCGCCTACTGA
- a CDS encoding class I SAM-dependent methyltransferase — protein sequence MEWNERRTLLDQARAWWEDPEQVSHYRKEVDSGPTPAEQLLFRALPASGRVLDVGCGAGRIAFHLADKGYDVTGVDISEAMVATARDLAGQRHSTATFRQVEQLALPFPDSGFDAAVAGKVHCYVPSRSGRQEFLDEVGRVLRPRAPLLLVSYVVPSEQEADDVLASDALHRRAAARFRSLEPLDTFCGDRGYVHWFTPESLREEFADSPAFELESVREDEPGGFLRLVVLRRRNTTGAVPGGTKL from the coding sequence ATGGAGTGGAACGAACGCCGCACCCTGCTGGACCAGGCGCGCGCGTGGTGGGAAGACCCCGAGCAGGTGTCCCACTACAGAAAGGAGGTCGACTCCGGGCCGACCCCGGCCGAGCAGCTTCTGTTCCGGGCGCTACCGGCCTCCGGCCGCGTGCTCGACGTCGGCTGCGGAGCCGGGCGCATCGCGTTTCACCTTGCCGACAAGGGATACGACGTGACCGGCGTGGACATCAGCGAGGCCATGGTCGCCACCGCACGGGATCTCGCCGGGCAACGTCACTCCACCGCGACCTTCCGCCAGGTCGAGCAGTTGGCGTTGCCCTTCCCGGATAGCGGTTTCGACGCGGCCGTCGCCGGCAAGGTCCACTGTTACGTTCCTTCCCGCTCCGGTCGTCAAGAGTTCCTTGACGAGGTGGGGCGGGTCCTTCGGCCACGCGCGCCACTACTGCTCGTCAGCTATGTCGTACCCAGTGAGCAGGAAGCCGACGACGTGCTGGCTTCCGACGCCCTGCACCGGCGGGCGGCGGCGAGGTTCCGGTCGCTCGAACCGCTGGACACGTTCTGTGGGGACAGAGGTTACGTGCACTGGTTCACGCCGGAGTCGCTGCGGGAGGAGTTCGCCGACTCGCCGGCGTTCGAGCTCGAGTCGGTACGGGAGGACGAACCGGGCGGCTTCCTGCGCCTGGTCGTACTGCGGCGACGGAACACCACCGGAGCCGTGCCTGGGGGCACGAAGCTCTGA
- the pyrH gene encoding UMP kinase, with protein sequence MMSRYGRILIKLSGQAVAGTLSSGFSADALDHLAREVLRARDLGLQVAIVVGGGNVFRGSSADEWGIDRVEADSIGMLSTLINAILLRGKISALSDHDVRVMTAIPINSVAEPYIRLRALNHLAKGKIVVLACGIGQPYVTTDYPSVQRAAEIDADAILVAKHGADGVYESDPNVNKDARRYRSISYDRVLAQGLRVMDQAAFILARDQKLPLHVFDIDRAGVMAGICQGEEHGTYIAGDVETEWA encoded by the coding sequence ATGATGTCTCGGTACGGACGCATCCTGATCAAACTCAGCGGCCAGGCCGTGGCGGGCACGCTCAGCTCCGGGTTCAGTGCGGACGCACTCGACCACCTCGCACGGGAGGTCCTGCGCGCACGTGACCTCGGCCTGCAGGTCGCGATCGTCGTCGGCGGCGGCAACGTCTTTCGCGGGAGCTCGGCCGACGAGTGGGGCATCGACCGCGTGGAGGCCGACAGCATCGGCATGCTGAGCACGCTGATCAACGCGATTCTCCTACGGGGCAAGATCAGTGCTCTGAGCGACCACGACGTACGCGTGATGACCGCGATCCCGATCAACTCCGTCGCCGAGCCGTACATCCGGCTTCGCGCGCTCAACCACCTGGCCAAGGGCAAGATCGTCGTCCTCGCCTGCGGCATCGGCCAGCCCTACGTCACCACCGACTACCCGTCCGTCCAGCGCGCCGCCGAGATCGACGCGGACGCGATCCTGGTGGCCAAGCACGGTGCCGACGGGGTGTACGAGAGCGACCCGAACGTCAACAAGGACGCCCGCCGCTACCGTTCGATCAGCTACGACCGGGTGCTGGCACAGGGCCTGCGGGTGATGGACCAGGCCGCCTTCATCCTCGCCCGCGACCAGAAGCTTCCCCTGCACGTGTTCGACATCGACCGGGCCGGCGTGATGGCCGGGATCTGCCAGGGCGAGGAGCACGGCACCTACATCGCCGGTGACGTCGAAACCGAATGGGCGTAG